From Chloracidobacterium sp. N, the proteins below share one genomic window:
- a CDS encoding SiaB family protein kinase: MMAEDLFRLYQDMSQRKIWLAFKGAISQDVLVELGTLLKNKSVLDRKVKKVFAIFIEMTQNILHYSAETETVPFGGNGAVHPVGVGVVVVSESADDYSVSAGNVVTAEQMDYLREQCERIHNSDASQLKQYYDERLKAEHTRAGSKGAGLGLIDIARKADFPLDYEMRPIADGRAFFVITARIAKTLSA; this comes from the coding sequence ATGATGGCGGAAGACCTGTTCCGGCTCTATCAGGACATGAGTCAGCGTAAGATTTGGCTGGCCTTCAAAGGGGCGATCTCGCAGGATGTCCTTGTGGAGCTGGGTACGCTGCTCAAAAACAAGTCGGTCCTTGACCGCAAGGTGAAAAAGGTTTTCGCCATTTTCATCGAGATGACCCAGAACATCCTGCATTATTCGGCCGAGACGGAAACCGTTCCCTTTGGGGGCAATGGGGCGGTTCATCCCGTCGGGGTCGGCGTGGTGGTCGTATCGGAATCGGCAGATGACTACTCAGTGTCAGCCGGCAATGTCGTCACGGCCGAGCAGATGGACTACCTGCGCGAGCAGTGTGAGCGCATCCACAACTCGGATGCCAGCCAGCTCAAGCAGTACTATGACGAGCGGCTCAAGGCGGAACATACCCGGGCTGGAAGCAAGGGGGCCGGGTTGGGCCTGATTGACATTGCCCGCAAGGCCGATTTTCCGCTGGACTATGAAATGCGCCCGATTGCTGACGGGCGGGCTTTCTTTGTTATCACAGCGCGGATTGCCAAGACACTTTCCGCCTGA
- a CDS encoding DUF1987 domain-containing protein, protein MNNLVLDATKVTPRVHFDGTSGVLEIEGDSYPEHSLQFYQPVFKWLDDFIQRTTIPIAFHFKLSYFNTSSSKCILNILEKLEEANRNGRQVSLHWHYREDDEDIRESGEEFAEDLSLTFQFVKH, encoded by the coding sequence ATGAACAACCTGGTGCTTGACGCAACGAAGGTAACACCAAGGGTGCATTTCGATGGAACCAGCGGGGTACTTGAAATCGAGGGGGACTCCTACCCGGAACACTCGCTTCAGTTCTACCAGCCGGTGTTCAAATGGCTGGATGATTTCATCCAGCGGACGACGATTCCCATCGCCTTTCATTTCAAGCTGTCCTATTTCAACACGAGTTCTTCCAAGTGTATTCTCAACATCCTGGAAAAACTGGAAGAAGCCAATCGCAATGGACGGCAGGTGAGTTTGCACTGGCACTATCGTGAAGATGATGAAGATATTCGGGAGAGTGGGGAGGAGTTTGCCGAGGATTTGAGTTTGACGTTCCAGTTTGTCAAGCACTGA
- a CDS encoding diguanylate cyclase gives MGIEAQAKRNAEAVYAEEEAVAAEAARVADDPTVTFDALCEHYRFLSQKYRHAIRQLIKLTHVSDMFQGKLLRMQEELERRNAELEQARAHLEQANQALHRLSYLDALTGVANRRHFNEYLDQEWRRAMRKQASLSLILLDVDHFKRLNDIAGHQYGDDCLRQVGAALAASVRRAGDLAARYGGEEFAVILPDAQPDWVMSFAEEVRQAIAALEIPHPVSPYGVLTVSVGAATAVAVEQQGVSSLIAAADKALYAAKEAGRNRVSCAPILSVGNG, from the coding sequence GTGGGTATTGAAGCGCAGGCAAAGCGAAATGCAGAGGCGGTGTACGCCGAGGAAGAAGCCGTTGCTGCGGAAGCGGCCCGGGTGGCCGATGATCCGACAGTGACCTTCGATGCGCTGTGCGAACACTACCGGTTTTTGTCCCAGAAATACCGTCACGCCATTCGCCAGCTCATCAAGCTCACGCACGTCAGCGACATGTTTCAGGGCAAGCTGCTGCGAATGCAGGAGGAACTGGAGCGACGCAATGCCGAACTCGAACAAGCCCGTGCGCACCTGGAACAGGCCAATCAGGCGCTCCACCGGTTGTCCTACCTGGATGCCCTGACGGGCGTGGCCAATCGGCGGCACTTCAACGAGTATCTCGATCAGGAATGGCGCCGGGCCATGCGCAAGCAGGCCTCGCTGTCGCTGATACTTCTGGATGTGGATCACTTCAAGCGGCTCAACGACATAGCCGGTCATCAGTATGGCGATGACTGTCTCCGGCAGGTGGGTGCGGCGCTGGCGGCGAGCGTGCGGCGTGCCGGCGATCTGGCCGCGCGCTACGGCGGCGAGGAATTTGCCGTCATCCTGCCCGATGCCCAACCGGACTGGGTGATGTCCTTTGCCGAGGAAGTCCGGCAGGCGATTGCGGCGCTGGAGATTCCGCATCCGGTGTCGCCGTATGGCGTCCTGACGGTCAGTGTCGGGGCGGCGACGGCTGTGGCCGTGGAACAACAAGGGGTGAGTTCGCTGATCGCGGCCGCTGACAAGGCGCTGTATGCCGCGAAAGAAGCCGGGCGCAATCGGGTTTCATGCGCGCCCATCCTGTCGGTAGGCAATGGATGA